A genomic stretch from Erigeron canadensis isolate Cc75 chromosome 9, C_canadensis_v1, whole genome shotgun sequence includes:
- the LOC122582220 gene encoding serine/threonine-protein kinase 19, producing the protein MEITNNNNNNSSTSRKRQRGDDADDNSVHDDSLQSLSLEDNLIFSDTMVALNMMRAQFPHSDKVTIEPFILRSQLYSSVKDRTQVDRELELLRRDKVLRIFKLNSGQDDHAVMFMEDYLKQMKQAVKSMETKKQSGFAVFEWFEVHVIHSKPEPCIGHQELCSLLSIGGKVKDEDISLLMNAGLLTRQLIDPDMYWFAIPNIGSLLKALTQGRKELLSLLNRKKYKEMMLALLEKKRLRLSPLDIRFHLRDLLGSGHLKTVHTPSGLVVRAVKD; encoded by the exons atggaaataacaaataataataataataattcatcaACATCACGAAAAAGACAACGAGGAGACGATGCAGATGATAATTCCGTACATGATGATTCTCTTCAATCTCTTTCCCTTG AAGACAATCTTATATTCAGTGACACAATGGTTGCTCTTAACATGATGCGTGCCCAGTTTCCTCATTCTGATaag GTTACCATTGAGCCGTTTATCTTACGATCACAATTGTACAGCAGTGTCAAAGATAGGACACAAGTGGATAGAGAATTGGAG TTATTGAGGAGGGATAAAGTTTTGCGTATTTTCAAACTAAACAGCGGACAGGATGATCATGCTGTAATGTTCATGGAAGATTATTTGAAACAG ATGAAACAGGCTGTTAAAAGCATGGAAACAAAAAAGCAAAGTGGTTTTGCAGTTTTTGAGTGGTTTGAAGTGCATGTCATTCATAGCAAGCCTGAACCTTGTATAGGTCATCAAGAGCTA TGTTCACTTCTATCAATAGGAGGAAAGGTAAAAGATGAAGATATATCTCTTTTGATGAACGCTGGTCTTCTG ACTCGCCAGCTTATTGATCCTGATATGTACTGGTTTGCAATTCCAAATATTGGGTCACTTCTGAAGGCCCTCACGCAG GGAAGAAAGGAGCTGTTGTCTCTACTCAACCGTAAAAAATACAAAGAGATGATGTTGGCTCTTCTTGAGAAAAAACGTCTGCGTCTATCGCCTTTGGATATAAGATTTCATCTTCGTGATCTTCTAGGCTCCGGTCACCTCAAAACTGTCCACACACCAAGTGGGTTAGTCGTTCGAGCCGTGAAGGATTAA
- the LOC122582991 gene encoding protein CUP-SHAPED COTYLEDON 3-like, which translates to MGLSDIGAKLPPGFRFYPSDEELVCHYLYNKIIANDQDALKGTTLEEIDLHICEPWQLPEVAKLNSSEWYFFSFRDRKYATGYRTNRATKTGYWKATGKDRTVSDPNTGVVVGMRKTLVFYKNRAPNGIKTGWIMHEFRLENPHIPPKEDWVLCRVFYKAKGDNSNEFKSQNNVTSSNTDSYPLHMTDNQPPACACYHQITANTSHQSPLLHDHHDKFINNNFNYVLPQLLESTNQKSTVCSNTKCQDQESGLFSDLGFDFIIPSPMELGDDNHEENGMVFF; encoded by the exons ATGGGGTTGAGTGATATAGGTGCAAAGCTGCCACCAGGGTTTAGATTCTACCCAAGTGATGAAGAGTTGGTTTGCCACTATCTTTACAACAAGATTATTGCTAATGATCAAGATGCTTTAAAGGGTACTACTCTTGAGGAGATTGATCTTCATATTTGTGAGCCATGGCAACTTCctg AGGTGGCGAAACTGAATTCAAGCGAGTGGtatttctttagctttcgtgATCGCAAGTATGCAACTGGATATCGAACTAATAGGGCCACAAAAACCGGATATTGGAAGGCTACCGGGAAAGATAGAACGGTTTCTGATCCTAATACTGGTGTTGTAGTAGGGATGAGAAAGACATTAGTGTTTTACAAGAACCGAGCTCCAAATGGGATTAAAACTGGTTGGATCATGCATGAATTTCGCCTTGAAAACCCTCATATTCCTCCTAAG GAAGATTGGGTGTTATGTAGAGTATTTTACAAGGCTAAAGGGGATAATAGCAACGAATTCAAGTCACAAAACAATGTTACTTCATCAAATACAGACTCATATCCTCTTCATATGACTGATAACCAACCACCCGCGTGTGCTTGCTACCACCAGATCACCGCCAACACCTCCCATCAAAGTCCATTGCTCCACGACCACCATGATAAATTCATcaacaataattttaattatgttcTACCACAACTACTAGAATCTACAAACCAAAAGAGTACTGTATGCTCGAACACCAAGTGTCAAGATCAAGAATCTGGTTTGTTTTCTGACCttggttttgattttatcaTCCCTTCACCAATGGAACTTGGAGATGACAATCATGAGGAAAATGGCATGGTCTTCTTCTAG